From the genome of Ectobacillus sp. JY-23, one region includes:
- a CDS encoding peptidylprolyl isomerase, with product MKKGYILMDNGKKVEFELFSNEAPGTVANFEKLANEGFYNGLTFHRVIPGFVSQGGDPNGNGTGGPGYTIKCETAGNPHRHKAGALSMAHAGRDTGGSQFFIVHEPQPHLDGVHTVFGQVTSGLETVLAMRNGDIMQEVKVWEE from the coding sequence ATGAAAAAAGGTTATATTTTAATGGACAATGGTAAAAAAGTAGAATTTGAATTATTTTCAAATGAAGCGCCAGGAACAGTAGCAAACTTTGAAAAGTTGGCGAATGAAGGCTTTTATAATGGTCTCACGTTCCACCGTGTAATTCCAGGCTTTGTAAGTCAGGGTGGCGATCCAAATGGGAACGGAACAGGTGGCCCTGGCTATACAATTAAGTGTGAAACAGCAGGAAATCCGCATCGCCATAAAGCAGGTGCTTTATCAATGGCGCATGCTGGTAGAGATACGGGCGGTAGTCAGTTTTTTATTGTTCATGAGCCACAGCCGCATTTAGATGGTGTACATACAGTGTTTGGACAAGTAACAAGCGGCCTGGAAACAGTACTAGCTATGAGAAATGGCGATATCATGCAAGAAGTGAAAGTTTGGGAAGAATAA
- a CDS encoding DUF1002 domain-containing protein, producing MKTKWLALLLIFTLLVPTYALADVAEGETIITLGENLTAEQKQKVLDDMKAPADAQTILVSNAEEHKYLSQYVPKAQIGTKAISSSKITYTKKGSGLVVQTHNISWVTDAMYTNALITAGVKDADIYITAPFQVSGTAALTGLMKAYETTANNPIPEEVKQVANQEMVTTAKLGDQIGSDKAVELVTRVKEAIAENPPKTTEDLRILIEKLAKELGITLTEEQLNNLVTLFDKMKNLNIDWDQVTNQLNKAKEQVSAFLSSEEGQTFLDQVKDIFASFIDFIKSLFK from the coding sequence TTGAAAACAAAATGGTTAGCGCTTCTCCTTATATTTACATTGCTTGTGCCAACTTATGCACTTGCTGATGTAGCTGAAGGAGAGACAATTATTACACTGGGAGAAAACTTAACCGCAGAACAAAAACAAAAAGTACTCGACGATATGAAGGCGCCTGCCGACGCCCAAACCATTCTCGTTTCTAATGCGGAAGAGCATAAATATTTGAGTCAATACGTTCCCAAAGCTCAAATTGGGACAAAGGCTATTTCTTCCTCTAAAATTACGTATACAAAAAAAGGATCTGGCCTCGTGGTGCAAACCCACAATATTTCTTGGGTTACAGATGCCATGTACACCAATGCATTGATTACAGCAGGTGTCAAGGATGCCGACATATATATTACAGCACCGTTTCAGGTAAGCGGAACTGCTGCTTTAACAGGCCTAATGAAAGCATATGAAACAACCGCAAACAACCCTATTCCTGAGGAAGTAAAACAAGTTGCAAACCAAGAAATGGTTACAACTGCAAAGCTTGGTGATCAAATTGGTTCTGATAAAGCAGTAGAGCTTGTTACACGTGTAAAAGAAGCAATTGCTGAAAATCCGCCAAAAACAACAGAAGATTTACGAATTCTGATTGAAAAGTTAGCAAAAGAACTTGGAATCACTCTTACAGAGGAGCAACTAAATAATCTAGTTACATTATTTGACAAAATGAAAAACCTAAATATTGATTGGGATCAGGTTACGAATCAATTAAATAAAGCGAAAGAGCAAGTATCTGCCTTTTTAAGCTCGGAAGAAGGACAAACATTTCTTGATCAAGTCAAAGATATTTTTGCGAGTTTCATAGACTTTATTAAATCTTTGTTTAAATAA